A single Triticum dicoccoides isolate Atlit2015 ecotype Zavitan chromosome 2A, WEW_v2.0, whole genome shotgun sequence DNA region contains:
- the LOC119354933 gene encoding ankyrin repeat and SAM domain-containing protein 6-like isoform X2 yields MYADQISTGRKRSIHDRLDADLPSDRGGADAAGRARNALSKRQRQTDDKWKHDLYRDDESASIDPRDLRFKLQKKSSQQGFAGQKGSGVRDLREMLSGTMHAQPSNVDPQKRKPVSEVVKVTRREIVDERPVRLSKKVSKPSTSKKTSQPKAESPLDSFLKSLGLEKYSITFQAEEVDMAALRHMTESDLKALGIPMGPRKKITLALESRA; encoded by the exons ATGTATGCAGACCAGATCTCCACCGGCCGCAAGCGCTCCATCCATGACCGCCTTGACGCCGACCTCCCCTCCGACCGCGGCGGCGCGGACGCCGCCGGCCGGGCTCGTAACGCGCTGTCCAAGAG GCAACGACAAACTGATGATAAATGGAAGCATGATCTTTACCGGGATGATGAATCAGCTTCAA TTGATCCACGGGATTTGCGATTCAAGCTTCAGAAGAAAAGCTCTCAGCAAGGGTTTGCTGGCCAAAAGGGTTCCGGGGTACGTGATCTACGTGAGATGTTATCTGGAACAATGCACGCACAACCATCAAATGTTGACCCTCAAAAGAGGAAACCGGTGTCAGAGGTTGTGAAAGTCACAAGGCGTGAAATTGTTGATGAAAGGCCTGTACGCCTAAGTAAGAAAGTATCAAAACCATCAACATCCAAGAAGACTTCTCAGCCAAAG GCTGAAAGTCCACTCGACAGTTTTCTGAAATCACTTGGACTTGAGAAGTATTCTATTACCTTCCAGGCGGAGGAG GTTGACATGGCGGCCCTACGTCACATGACTGAAAGTGATCTCAAGGCGTTGGGCATCCCGATG GGTCCTAGGAAGAAGATTACCCTTGCCTTGGAATCCAGAGCGTAG
- the LOC119354933 gene encoding ankyrin repeat and SAM domain-containing protein 6-like isoform X1 has translation MYADQISTGRKRSIHDRLDADLPSDRGGADAAGRARNALSKRQRQTDDKWKHDLYRDDESASRSVDPRDLRFKLQKKSSQQGFAGQKGSGVRDLREMLSGTMHAQPSNVDPQKRKPVSEVVKVTRREIVDERPVRLSKKVSKPSTSKKTSQPKAESPLDSFLKSLGLEKYSITFQAEEVDMAALRHMTESDLKALGIPMGPRKKITLALESRA, from the exons ATGTATGCAGACCAGATCTCCACCGGCCGCAAGCGCTCCATCCATGACCGCCTTGACGCCGACCTCCCCTCCGACCGCGGCGGCGCGGACGCCGCCGGCCGGGCTCGTAACGCGCTGTCCAAGAG GCAACGACAAACTGATGATAAATGGAAGCATGATCTTTACCGGGATGATGAATCAGCTTCAA GATCAGTTGATCCACGGGATTTGCGATTCAAGCTTCAGAAGAAAAGCTCTCAGCAAGGGTTTGCTGGCCAAAAGGGTTCCGGGGTACGTGATCTACGTGAGATGTTATCTGGAACAATGCACGCACAACCATCAAATGTTGACCCTCAAAAGAGGAAACCGGTGTCAGAGGTTGTGAAAGTCACAAGGCGTGAAATTGTTGATGAAAGGCCTGTACGCCTAAGTAAGAAAGTATCAAAACCATCAACATCCAAGAAGACTTCTCAGCCAAAG GCTGAAAGTCCACTCGACAGTTTTCTGAAATCACTTGGACTTGAGAAGTATTCTATTACCTTCCAGGCGGAGGAG GTTGACATGGCGGCCCTACGTCACATGACTGAAAGTGATCTCAAGGCGTTGGGCATCCCGATG GGTCCTAGGAAGAAGATTACCCTTGCCTTGGAATCCAGAGCGTAG